The Scyliorhinus canicula chromosome 13, sScyCan1.1, whole genome shotgun sequence genome contains a region encoding:
- the LOC119975902 gene encoding stress-associated endoplasmic reticulum protein 1, protein MVAKQRIRMANEKHSKNITQRGNVPKSSKTTPDEKSSVGPWLLALFIFVVCGSAIFQIIQSIRMGM, encoded by the exons ATGGTGGCCAAACAGAGGATCCGGATGGCAAATGAGAAGCACAGTAAAAACATCACACAGCGAGGGAATGTTCCCAAAAGTTCG AAAACAACACCAGATGAAAAATCATCGGTTGGTCCTTGGCTATTGGCACTTTTCATTTTTGTTGTTTGTGGATCAG CTATCTTCCAGATTATTCAGAGTATCCGGATGGGCATGTGA